In a single window of the Gemmatimonadota bacterium genome:
- a CDS encoding glycine C-acetyltransferase, producing the protein MSTPTALDTRLTAALAQFRRDGVYKTLNHIASPQAARVQMEGRGEVLILSSNNYLGLAAHPTVMAAGKAGIDHFGAGTGSVRFICGTFTIHRDLEAACARLVGTEAALSFVSCWNANEALPATVLTADDIILSDQLNHASIIDGLRLAKSITKCETGVYKHGDFADLDAKLTAAADKQVKMVVSDGVFSMEGSIVDLPALLAVCRKHGAVLWIDDSHATGVLGATGRGTAEHFGLVGEIDIITSTLGKALGGAAGGFVAGSAALCDYLTQRARPQLFTNALPATVAASALAAIQVLEAEPERVTRLRENARYFRQRLQDLHFQPLPGDTPIVPVILGETAAAIRMSELLLDEGIFVTGFGFPVVPQGAARVRCQLSADHTREDLDAALAAFERVGRQLGLV; encoded by the coding sequence ATGAGTACCCCGACCGCGCTCGACACGCGCCTCACCGCCGCGCTGGCACAGTTCCGCCGGGACGGCGTGTACAAGACGCTCAATCACATCGCCTCGCCGCAGGCTGCCCGGGTACAGATGGAGGGGCGTGGCGAGGTGCTGATCCTCTCGTCCAACAACTATCTCGGCCTCGCCGCGCATCCCACCGTGATGGCCGCCGGCAAGGCCGGGATCGACCACTTCGGCGCGGGAACCGGCTCGGTGCGCTTCATCTGCGGCACCTTCACCATTCACCGTGACCTCGAGGCCGCCTGTGCCCGGCTGGTCGGCACCGAGGCCGCGCTTTCGTTCGTGAGCTGCTGGAATGCCAACGAGGCGCTCCCGGCCACGGTGCTGACCGCCGACGACATCATCCTCTCCGACCAGCTCAACCACGCCTCGATCATCGACGGGCTGCGGCTGGCGAAGTCGATCACCAAGTGCGAGACCGGCGTCTACAAGCACGGCGACTTCGCGGACCTCGACGCCAAGCTGACGGCCGCGGCCGACAAGCAGGTCAAGATGGTCGTCTCCGACGGCGTCTTCTCCATGGAAGGGTCGATCGTCGACCTCCCCGCCCTGCTCGCGGTCTGCCGCAAGCATGGCGCGGTGCTCTGGATCGACGACTCCCACGCGACCGGAGTCCTGGGCGCCACCGGCCGCGGGACCGCCGAACATTTCGGCCTCGTCGGCGAGATCGACATCATCACCTCGACCCTCGGCAAGGCGCTCGGCGGGGCGGCGGGCGGCTTCGTCGCCGGCTCTGCCGCGCTCTGCGATTACCTCACGCAACGCGCTCGGCCGCAGCTCTTCACCAATGCCCTTCCGGCCACCGTGGCGGCGTCGGCCCTGGCCGCCATCCAGGTCCTCGAGGCGGAGCCCGAACGGGTCACCCGGCTGCGGGAGAATGCCCGCTATTTCCGGCAGCGGCTGCAGGACCTCCACTTCCAGCCACTTCCGGGCGATACTCCCATTGTCCCCGTGATTCTCGGCGAAACCGCCGCCGCCATCCGGATGAGCGAGCTCCTGCTGGATGAAGGCATCTTCGTCACCGGCTTCGGTTTTCCGGTGGTGCCTCAGGGGGCCGCCCGGGTGCGCTGCCAGCTGTCGGCGGATCACACCCGGGAGGATCTGGACGCTGCCCTGGCCGCGTTCGAGCGGGTGGGACGGCAGTTGGGGCTGGTATGA
- the tdh gene encoding L-threonine 3-dehydrogenase: MRAVVKAAPGVGMDVVERPVPDVGSRDVLIKVHHAGVCGTDLHIWEWDAWASARLKPPVVIGHEFAGEIVALGAETEREGLFHIGDLVTAEGHIVCGHCIPCRTGNAHLCARTRIIGVDRDGAFADFIAMPADNVMKLDGIPTDIGAIMDPIGNGVHTALEGGAVPGSTVLVLGCGPIGCFAVGVLRAAGASLVLASDFNPFRRQLAEQMGAHHTFDPASDDVVARCRELTGGIGVDLVCEMSGHPAGHAQAFAAARPGGRVNLLGTPSKTTEVEFARDIIFKGLTLYGVTGRRMYRTWIEMFRFLRAGQLDPRPVITHRFPLEQIADAIAVIKAGQAGKVILEIGA, encoded by the coding sequence ATGCGTGCAGTCGTGAAGGCAGCTCCTGGCGTCGGGATGGACGTCGTCGAACGACCGGTCCCCGACGTCGGTTCACGCGACGTCCTCATCAAGGTGCACCACGCCGGCGTCTGCGGCACCGACCTGCACATCTGGGAGTGGGACGCGTGGGCGTCGGCCCGACTGAAGCCACCGGTGGTGATCGGCCACGAGTTCGCCGGCGAGATCGTCGCGCTCGGAGCAGAGACGGAACGCGAGGGACTTTTTCACATCGGCGACCTGGTGACCGCGGAGGGACACATCGTCTGTGGCCACTGCATCCCCTGCCGCACCGGCAACGCACACCTCTGCGCGCGGACCCGGATCATCGGCGTCGACCGCGACGGCGCCTTCGCCGATTTCATCGCGATGCCCGCCGACAACGTGATGAAGCTGGACGGGATTCCGACCGATATCGGCGCCATCATGGACCCGATCGGGAACGGGGTCCACACCGCCCTTGAGGGGGGGGCGGTCCCGGGCTCGACCGTGCTGGTCCTGGGTTGCGGCCCGATCGGCTGCTTCGCCGTGGGGGTCCTCCGGGCGGCCGGCGCCTCCCTGGTCCTGGCCTCCGACTTCAACCCCTTCCGCCGGCAACTCGCCGAGCAGATGGGGGCCCACCACACCTTCGACCCGGCCAGCGACGACGTCGTCGCGCGGTGTCGCGAGCTCACCGGCGGGATCGGCGTCGACCTGGTGTGCGAGATGAGCGGGCATCCGGCGGGACATGCGCAGGCGTTCGCCGCGGCCCGTCCCGGGGGCCGCGTGAACCTCCTCGGCACACCGAGCAAGACGACCGAAGTGGAGTTCGCCCGCGACATCATCTTCAAGGGATTGACCCTCTACGGCGTCACCGGCCGACGGATGTATCGCACCTGGATCGAGATGTTCCGGTTTCTCCGCGCCGGCCAACTCGACCCTCGCCCCGTCATCACCCACCGCTTCCCGCTCGAGCAGATCGCCGACGCCATCGCGGTCATCAAGGCGGGTCAGGCGGGGAAGGTCATCCTGGAGATCGGCGCATGA
- a CDS encoding acyl--CoA ligase, which yields MITTHLAHQFGARAASHPTRPFLIEGEDRHSWGEIALRSDALARAFRGQGLAAGDRIGIDLPTGTEWVVAMLAAAQAGLTIVPLDPELGYHELKYQLRHAEVSAVVIPEAPTPVDYLELFDEILPELPSLHLIVYAGPGTRWFDDRAVPFGEMLARGERLPALEAGDDADAALALVYTSGTMGKPKGVLLSHRAMVASAMGTASALGLADDDCILQALPLFHVFGLSVLLTAISAGATVVLMPRFDAAGALALIANAGVTHLPGVPTMFELLMRDPAFGTTPLGRLRGGVVAGSMVLPPLVDRIRQWCDVEIAYGLTEAGPTVTATRRSDPLEKRRTTVGRPIDGVEVRVVDVRSGVLHGAEAVGELVVKGTTLMDGYHRMPNETARTLTPEGYLLTGDLALLDEDGFVTIVARRKEVIVRAGQTVTPRELEDVIRTHPGVEEVCVVGIPHDVLGELICACVVLLEGAVVTGPDLRRFCQDLLSATKVPDLVRFFDGLPMTASGKVKRQELARVVALG from the coding sequence GTGATCACCACGCACCTCGCCCATCAGTTCGGCGCTCGCGCCGCCAGCCATCCCACGCGACCCTTCCTCATCGAGGGGGAGGACCGTCACAGCTGGGGCGAGATCGCGCTCCGCAGTGATGCGCTCGCGCGCGCCTTTCGCGGGCAGGGGCTCGCCGCCGGCGATCGGATCGGGATCGACCTGCCCACCGGGACAGAGTGGGTGGTGGCGATGTTGGCCGCGGCCCAGGCCGGACTCACCATCGTGCCGCTCGATCCCGAGCTCGGCTATCACGAACTGAAGTACCAGTTGCGGCATGCGGAAGTCTCGGCCGTCGTGATCCCCGAGGCGCCGACCCCCGTCGACTATCTCGAGCTCTTCGACGAGATCCTCCCCGAGTTGCCGTCGCTGCACCTGATCGTCTATGCCGGGCCGGGGACACGCTGGTTCGACGATCGTGCCGTCCCCTTCGGCGAGATGCTGGCGCGCGGCGAACGACTGCCCGCGCTTGAGGCGGGTGACGACGCGGATGCCGCGTTGGCGCTGGTCTACACCTCCGGCACGATGGGGAAGCCGAAGGGCGTGCTGCTCTCGCATCGCGCGATGGTCGCCTCCGCCATGGGCACCGCGAGTGCGCTCGGCCTCGCCGACGATGATTGCATCCTGCAGGCGCTCCCGCTCTTCCACGTCTTCGGCCTGTCGGTGCTGCTCACCGCGATCAGTGCGGGCGCAACGGTCGTGCTGATGCCGCGCTTCGACGCCGCGGGCGCCCTCGCGCTGATTGCCAACGCCGGTGTCACCCACTTGCCCGGTGTGCCGACGATGTTCGAGTTGCTGATGCGCGACCCGGCGTTCGGTACCACGCCGCTTGGTCGGCTGCGCGGCGGCGTGGTCGCGGGGAGCATGGTGCTCCCGCCGCTGGTGGATCGGATTCGCCAATGGTGCGACGTGGAGATTGCGTACGGGCTCACCGAGGCGGGACCGACGGTCACCGCCACCCGGCGGAGCGATCCCCTCGAGAAGCGGCGCACGACGGTCGGGCGTCCGATCGACGGCGTCGAGGTGCGCGTGGTCGATGTGCGGAGTGGCGTGCTGCACGGGGCCGAGGCGGTGGGTGAACTGGTCGTGAAGGGCACCACGCTGATGGATGGCTACCACCGGATGCCGAACGAGACCGCGCGGACGCTCACCCCGGAAGGGTATCTGCTGACGGGGGACCTTGCCCTGCTCGATGAGGACGGCTTCGTCACCATCGTCGCGCGCCGCAAGGAAGTGATCGTGCGGGCGGGACAGACCGTGACGCCGCGGGAGTTGGAGGACGTGATCCGCACCCACCCGGGCGTCGAGGAGGTCTGTGTCGTCGGCATCCCCCACGACGTGCTGGGCGAGCTGATCTGCGCCTGCGTGGTGCTGCTGGAGGGCGCCGTGGTCACCGGCCCCGATCTGCGCCGCTTCTGCCAGGACCTCCTCTCCGCCACCAAGGTCCCCGACCTGGTCCGCTTCTTCGACGGCCTCCCGATGACGGCCAGCGGGAAGGTCAAGCGCCAGGAGTTGGCGCGGGTGGTCGCGCTCGGCTAG
- the wecB gene encoding UDP-N-acetylglucosamine 2-epimerase (non-hydrolyzing), translated as MKAVVVVGARPNFMKVAPILDALARRGHESILVHTGQHYDAAMSDAFFADLGMRAPDHHLGVGAGSHAEQTARVMERFDPVLLAERPDWLIVVGDVNSTLATSLVAAKRRPEIGVRIAHVEAGLRSGDWSMPEEVNRVLTDQLADLLLTHSPEAEAYLLGEGIAPARIDFVGNVMMDALFAIRERAADDVPWQRHGLERGRYGLVTLHRPSNVDDPVRLQALLAGLQLVARDLPLLWPVHPRTRRTLDQLSDQDLTRIMLIEPAGYRDMTGLLDGCAVVVTDSGGLQEESTALGVPCVTVRESTERPVTVTEGTNLMVPWPPTAAGIHDTTLAALARGRGVGSRGGVPRGWDGRAAERIVIALEAAPRSAARSPLPDAPKMS; from the coding sequence GTGAAGGCCGTTGTCGTCGTGGGTGCCCGCCCCAATTTCATGAAGGTCGCCCCCATTCTTGACGCACTGGCGCGCCGTGGTCACGAGTCGATCCTGGTGCATACAGGCCAGCACTACGACGCCGCGATGTCGGACGCCTTCTTTGCTGATCTTGGGATGCGGGCGCCGGACCACCATCTCGGGGTTGGGGCGGGTTCCCATGCGGAGCAGACGGCCAGGGTCATGGAGCGCTTCGATCCGGTGCTTCTGGCGGAGCGCCCGGACTGGTTGATCGTCGTGGGGGACGTGAATTCCACGTTGGCGACATCGCTCGTGGCGGCGAAGCGGCGGCCGGAAATCGGGGTACGTATCGCGCACGTCGAGGCCGGGCTGCGCAGCGGGGATTGGTCGATGCCGGAAGAGGTCAACCGGGTCCTGACCGACCAACTTGCCGACCTGCTGCTGACGCATTCGCCCGAGGCCGAGGCGTATCTGCTCGGCGAGGGCATTGCGCCCGCTCGGATCGACTTCGTGGGCAACGTCATGATGGACGCCCTCTTTGCCATCCGCGAACGTGCGGCCGATGATGTACCCTGGCAACGGCATGGGCTGGAACGGGGCCGTTACGGCTTGGTGACGCTGCATCGCCCCTCCAATGTGGATGATCCGGTCCGGCTCCAGGCGCTCCTCGCGGGATTGCAGTTGGTCGCGCGCGACCTTCCACTGCTGTGGCCGGTGCACCCCCGCACGCGTCGGACGCTTGACCAGCTGAGTGATCAGGATCTCACGCGGATCATGCTGATCGAGCCGGCAGGATACCGTGACATGACCGGCCTCCTCGATGGGTGCGCGGTCGTGGTGACAGACAGCGGCGGGTTGCAGGAAGAGAGCACGGCGCTTGGCGTCCCGTGCGTGACGGTTCGGGAGAGCACCGAACGACCAGTCACCGTCACGGAGGGGACCAACCTCATGGTTCCTTGGCCGCCAACCGCGGCAGGCATCCACGACACCACGCTCGCGGCGTTGGCGCGAGGCAGGGGGGTGGGTAGCCGAGGAGGGGTCCCTCGTGGCTGGGATGGGCGGGCAGCAGAGCGGATTGTCATCGCGCTGGAAGCCGCACCACGCTCGGCGGCCCGCTCGCCTCTGCCAGACGCTCCCAAGATGTCGTAG
- a CDS encoding NYN domain-containing protein, protein MAVPALHAPNAALLIDFDNVTLGVRSDLTKELRTLLNSDIIKGKVAVQRAYADWRRYPQYIVPLSESSIDLIFAPAFGTNKKNATDIRLAVDAVELVFTRPEIGTFILLSGDSDFSSLVLKLKEYGKYVIGVGIRESASDILIQNCDEYFSYSDLAGLTKESDAPSAQRDPWELVVEAVQKMAAQGDVMRSDRLKQVMQQLDPNFDESNAGFNRFSKFVTEAGARGLIQVIKQENGQYDVAPGKGVPGRAGEGEPPAARSRRTWSGDGSGRYAGACGTRRRGRTGRWQVRRRAGWASSRSGSWTRAREG, encoded by the coding sequence ATGGCCGTACCCGCCCTGCACGCGCCCAATGCGGCGCTGCTGATCGACTTCGACAATGTGACCCTTGGCGTTCGTTCCGACCTCACCAAGGAACTCCGCACCCTCCTCAACTCCGACATCATCAAGGGCAAGGTCGCCGTTCAGCGCGCCTATGCCGACTGGCGCCGCTACCCGCAGTACATCGTGCCGCTGTCGGAATCCTCGATCGACCTGATTTTCGCCCCCGCCTTCGGCACCAACAAGAAGAACGCCACCGACATCCGGCTCGCCGTCGATGCGGTGGAGCTCGTCTTCACGCGTCCCGAGATCGGCACCTTCATCCTGCTCTCGGGTGACAGCGATTTCTCGTCGCTCGTGCTCAAGCTGAAGGAGTACGGCAAGTACGTCATCGGGGTCGGTATCCGTGAGTCGGCGTCCGACATCCTGATCCAGAATTGCGACGAGTACTTCTCGTACTCCGACCTCGCGGGCCTGACCAAGGAGAGCGACGCCCCGTCGGCGCAGCGCGATCCGTGGGAGCTCGTGGTCGAGGCCGTGCAGAAGATGGCGGCGCAGGGCGACGTCATGCGTTCCGATCGCCTGAAGCAGGTCATGCAGCAGCTCGACCCGAACTTCGACGAGAGCAACGCCGGCTTCAATCGCTTCTCGAAGTTCGTCACCGAGGCGGGTGCGCGCGGCCTGATCCAGGTGATCAAGCAGGAGAACGGTCAGTACGACGTCGCGCCGGGCAAGGGTGTGCCGGGTCGCGCCGGTGAAGGAGAGCCGCCCGCCGCGCGGTCGCGGCGGACGTGGTCCGGCGACGGCAGCGGTCGTTACGCCGGCGCCTGCGGTACGCGCCGTCGAGGCCGCACCGGCCGATGGCAAGTCCGCCGAAGAGCGGGCTGGGCGTCGTCGCGGTCGGGGTCGTGGACGCGGGCGCGGGAAGGGTGA